A genomic window from Tepidisphaeraceae bacterium includes:
- a CDS encoding sulfatase-like hydrolase/transferase translates to MRTSSLLSHSWLLMALAGAPVVTRAEGATNIVVIVTDEHGYADLGVQGIVRDVRTPHLDRLAREGVLCTNGYVTAPQCSPSRAALLTGRYQQRIGMNSIADMPLPLETISLAERLKPAGYTSATIGKWHLEPTPASERWLRQNNVGLLAPDHLVPYFPAAHGFDFHYTSELNGYFVNYEMTGIARDPGWVTHEGFRVDLQTEAALAFIKEHRGGPFLAYVNYMAPHTPLEIPLKYLQPEWESLPTRRQAALAMISAVDDGVGRLVKLLEELKIQEDTLIFFISDNGAPLHGQKDSPLDTDHGGWDGSLNAPLLGEKGMLAEGGIRVPFIVNWKGKLPAGKKYDGLVSSLDIVATSNSAAGLAPDPDLEGVDLLPLLTEEREASSRILFWRFWTQTAAREGNWKYLRVADREFLFDLSDDNGETTNLAVRQPDKLAKLREKTRVWADELQPSGFPTNKPNSQEIVWFRQYYGEILD, encoded by the coding sequence ATGCGAACTTCAAGCCTCCTGAGCCATTCGTGGTTGCTCATGGCCCTGGCCGGGGCGCCGGTCGTCACGAGGGCAGAGGGTGCCACGAACATTGTGGTGATCGTCACCGACGAACACGGTTACGCCGACCTTGGCGTGCAGGGGATCGTCCGCGACGTGCGAACGCCGCACCTCGATCGCCTGGCGCGAGAGGGCGTCCTGTGTACCAATGGTTACGTCACCGCCCCACAGTGCAGTCCGTCCAGGGCCGCTTTATTGACGGGCCGATACCAGCAACGGATCGGCATGAACTCGATCGCCGACATGCCGCTGCCCTTGGAAACGATCAGCCTCGCAGAGCGCTTAAAGCCCGCGGGGTACACGAGCGCCACCATCGGAAAATGGCATCTGGAGCCGACGCCAGCTTCGGAACGGTGGCTGCGGCAGAACAATGTCGGCCTTCTTGCGCCAGATCACTTGGTTCCCTATTTCCCGGCCGCGCATGGGTTTGATTTCCACTACACGAGCGAACTGAACGGCTACTTCGTCAATTATGAAATGACGGGAATAGCCCGGGATCCCGGTTGGGTCACGCATGAGGGCTTCCGCGTGGACCTGCAGACCGAGGCCGCCCTGGCGTTCATCAAGGAACATCGTGGCGGTCCTTTTCTGGCCTACGTCAACTACATGGCCCCGCATACCCCTCTGGAGATCCCGCTCAAATATCTTCAACCCGAATGGGAGAGCCTGCCGACGCGTAGGCAAGCCGCGCTCGCGATGATTTCTGCCGTCGACGACGGTGTCGGGAGGCTCGTGAAGCTGTTGGAGGAGCTAAAGATCCAGGAGGACACCCTGATCTTCTTCATCAGCGACAACGGCGCTCCTCTGCACGGCCAGAAGGACTCGCCGTTGGACACGGACCACGGCGGCTGGGATGGCTCGTTGAACGCCCCCCTCCTCGGTGAGAAAGGAATGCTGGCCGAGGGCGGCATCCGGGTGCCCTTCATCGTGAACTGGAAGGGCAAACTACCCGCGGGGAAAAAATACGATGGGCTGGTGTCCAGCCTGGATATCGTGGCCACCTCCAATTCCGCCGCGGGTCTGGCCCCGGATCCCGACTTGGAAGGCGTGGATCTGCTGCCGCTCCTAACGGAGGAGCGTGAGGCGTCGAGCCGAATCCTTTTCTGGCGATTCTGGACGCAGACCGCTGCGCGTGAGGGGAACTGGAAGTATCTCCGGGTGGCCGATCGCGAGTTCTTGTTCGACCTGTCAGACGATAACGGCGAGACCACGAACTTGGCAGTTCGTCAGCCGGACAAGCTGGCAAAACTCCGCGAGAAGACGCGAGTATGGGCCGACGAACTGCAACCTTCGGGCTTCCCGACCAACAAGCCA
- a CDS encoding type II secretion system protein encodes MYRNEDKLRSTPGFTLVELLVVIGIIGVLIAILLPSLAAARRQARTVACASNLRQLGLVYAIYATEQRGRYVKPIPAENWPVGGLNVNSGAAADPLDTSRIIPGVTAGPGLLFQASYLKDPRILYCPASDEGLARAERDKWWDESNWFASFLGYSVYANYRTMAVPGDPTHAEPVPLPTLIADRPESPGDRVLATDAMAVANSGAVSGWVNHRSRSGSGNDIGGTIVQFDGGNVLLNDGSVTWRPWKDVQSRFTRAGVSFYF; translated from the coding sequence ATGTATCGCAACGAAGACAAACTACGTTCTACGCCCGGATTCACTCTCGTCGAGCTGCTCGTCGTGATCGGCATTATCGGCGTGTTGATCGCCATCCTGCTGCCTTCGTTGGCTGCGGCTCGCCGCCAAGCTCGCACCGTTGCGTGTGCATCCAACCTTCGCCAGCTCGGCTTGGTATACGCAATCTATGCGACCGAACAACGCGGGCGGTACGTGAAGCCGATCCCGGCCGAGAACTGGCCGGTGGGCGGCTTGAACGTCAACAGTGGCGCGGCGGCCGATCCGTTGGATACGTCCCGCATTATTCCGGGTGTGACCGCGGGACCCGGTCTACTCTTTCAGGCAAGTTATCTGAAGGACCCGCGCATTCTCTACTGCCCCGCCAGCGACGAGGGCCTTGCCCGGGCAGAGCGCGATAAGTGGTGGGACGAGAGCAACTGGTTCGCGAGCTTCCTCGGCTACTCGGTTTACGCGAACTACCGGACCATGGCAGTGCCGGGCGACCCGACCCATGCCGAGCCCGTCCCACTGCCGACCCTCATCGCGGATCGACCCGAATCCCCTGGTGACCGGGTGCTGGCGACGGACGCGATGGCGGTGGCCAACAGCGGCGCGGTAAGCGGTTGGGTCAACCATCGCAGTCGAAGCGGAAGCGGCAACGATATCGGCGGCACCATCGTGCAGTTCGACGGCGGCAACGTGCTGCTGAACGACGGCAGCGTGACGTGGCGCCCATGGAAGGACGTCCAGTCGCGTTTCACGCGTGCAGGCGTCTCCTTCTATTTTTGA